The following DNA comes from Gopherus flavomarginatus isolate rGopFla2 chromosome 5, rGopFla2.mat.asm, whole genome shotgun sequence.
TGGGAGCAGAGGGAGCGGTGGCTGGCCACTtggggccaagggtggagggGAATTTGCTTGAGCCTTCCACTCCAAATGTGAatttaacagagcagaatttggggcAACACAAGGGAGTGCCTGGAACTACCCATCCCCCAAGCTTGAGGGTACTTCCTTTGGGCTGCCTGTCTCCCTAGTTTCACTCTTGGCTTCCTTTGTAGCCCAGGCTGCCTCACTCGGTCACGTGCGCACTTTGCGGGGAGGTGGATCAGAATGAGGATTCACAGGACTTTGAGAAGAAGCTCATGGAATGCTGCATCTGTAATGAGATAGTTCACCCTGGTTGCCTGCAGGTGAGGTGGGCCTAGGGACATGGGTTTTGGGTCCACACTCGtgtagggggtgggggcaaaTGGCTGAAGGATGGTGCCTAACCACTTGGTATGTCCCATCTGCAGATGAACGGGGAAGGGCTGCTGAATGATGAATTGCCCAATTGCTGGGAGTGTCCAAAGTGCTACCAGGGTGATGACTCGGAGAAGGGCCAGGTAAGAGGAGACCCACTTGCCTGGACAGCACCAGTGTGGGGAGAATGGGAGCACTTGGATTGCCCTCTAAATGCACACCCCACTCAGTTCTTCTCAGGTGGGGGAGGTATGTGGGgaagcagggagcccagctggttGTGGGATGCTACTCGCTCTGGACACTGAGTTGCAGGGAGAATTGAGCAGGGTCTGAGGTCACCATGCCATGGAGCCAGGCACATGTGCGTGTATGTGCATGGCCACATGGGGTCAACAGGAACTGATGCTCTAGCGGGCAGTGAGTGCCACTTCAGGCAGGTGGGCACTGGTGGAGCTGTGGCACCTTGGTGTGGCCAGGTGGCTTGCGGGCACTGGTGAAGCTGCGCGTTGCTAACTTCCAGTGGAGCTGGTTCATAGCTCTTCCGTGTCCACCCCCCATGACGTTCACAGAGAGCCCGTCAACAAGCGAACTCCAGCATCCTGCAGAAGAAACGACTTCTCAAAGGGCACTGGCGCCCAGACCCTGCCACCAAGCAGCGAACAGACTATGTGCGGCGCCGGCTGGCCAAGTGGAGGCTGGCAGCGCTGCCTAGGCGGCAGAACTACGGTTACCAGCTCATACATAGAACTGTGCCTGTTGCCCCAGAGAGCAGTGTCCCAGCAGAGGCGAGCAAGGTGGGGGACCCTCTTGCAGGGAGTAGGCCTGCAACTTGGGAGGAGATGAATGTGGCCAGCCTGGGTGCAGAGCTCagcagtgggaagggggcaggtttCCCATCGGCCTCAAGGACATAGCAAAGCCTTGTGGCTTAATCCTTCCACCACCACTCCCTTAGGCAAAGGACCTCAATGGGTACTTAGCCATCCTGAAAGTCAGGCTGCTTGTTCAGGTGGCCAGGTGTGGATTTAGGAGCTGAGCTCTGATCACATAACTCCTAAAAGCTGGTGCTGTTCCCATCCAGCCTCCAAATCTCTGCCCCTTCCATCACTGTGACTCCCAACAGTTTGACTGAGTCTTCTATGCAGGTGGGTTTGCAAATGGTGGAGGGGCCAATGGCCCCTCCCTGGAAACCAGTTGTGAGTGAGGCCTGGTGAACTTGCCATGGCCTGGGTGCGAGGTTACTGTAAAGAAGATGCCCACAGCCTGGATGGTTGGCTCGAGCCCCTCTGCCTTTTATGTTGTAACACACTGCACTCCCTACCCTGGTTACTACAGGTCAGTGTTGGGAAAGCAGACTTGCCATATGGACAGTGCTGGGCAAGCTCTTCTTAGCCCCTCCTCCACATGCTGGGCACTGCTGGTGCAGACCCCGCTATTCAGTGCCCAGAGGTGGTGGTCTTGCCCAGGTGAGTGGAGCCCTGCACCAGCGTATTGGCCGTGTGTTCTGCTGGGGTTTTGCCTGCTGTGCCATCGTGGGGTGCTGTTGATAGGTGAGGTGTTAActcccctctcctctggctcctttgcAGAAGCGAAAGATGGAGGAGAGTGACGAGGACATAGTGCAGGCCAAAGTCCTGCGACCCCTGCGGAGCTGCGAGGAGCCCCTGACACCCCCGCCACACTCGCCCACCTCCATGCTGCAGCTGATCCACGACCCGGCATCGCCACGGGGTGTGGTGACGCGCTCATCCCCGGGGGCTGGCCCCAGTGACCACCACAGCGCCAGCCGGGACGAGCGCTTCAAGCGGCGGCAGCTACAGCGACTCCAGGTCACAGAACGCACCATGGTGCGGGAGAAGGAGAACAACCCCAGTGGCAAGAAGGAGCTGTCAGAGGTGGAGAAGGCCAAGCTGCATGGCTCCTACCTTACGGTCACGCTGCAGAGGCCCGCCAAAGACCTGCATGGCACCTCTATTGTGCCCAAGCTGCAGGCCATCACCGCCTCCTCCACTAATCTGCGGCACTCTCCCCGCGTGGTCGTGCGCCACTGCCCAGCCAGGACGCCCCAGCGGGccggggaggaggaggcggcagacgaggaggaggcggcagatgaggaggaggaggaggaaagcgcgGAGGAGGGCGGGACGGCCCGGCTGAATGGCAGAGGCAGCCGAGCGCAGGACGGCGAGGAGAGCTGGATGCAGCGTGAGGTGTGGATGTCTGTGTTCCGCTACCTCAGCCGCAGAGAGCTCTGCGAGTGTATGCGGGTGTGCAAGACCTGGTACAAATGGTAAGTGGAACATGGTGGCATCCCCTCGCTCATCAAAGGCAGTGGACCCCTGCCAGCTGGTCAGTACCAAATAGGAGAAGATTAGAGCTGGGAGGGTTGTTTCAGGGTCAGTTGCAGCCTCATCGCAGCTGGTGCATATTGGGGCCCTGGCAAAGGTGccatgtccctctggctcttgGGTTAGGTATGTTGGTGCTAAAGCTTGTCATGCTATTTGTGCCATATCTGCTCTTCCAGCTCAAGAAATAACCTTCTTTGCATGGCTCTGTTGGGCCATTACCAGTTGGTTGTCTTCTCCATCAGAGAGCATTTCCTGATTTCCAGTCCCTGCCTTCCATCCTTGCTAGTGCCCACAGTGACTAATCCTGCACTCTTCTTACCTTTCCTGTGGTTGACACGGTGTCCTGTGTCCACCAGCCTTCTCCTGGTGGCTTTGCAGAACTGTCTCCAGGCTGTACAAACTAACTCTCTGTGGAGGGTGCTGTACAAGGGCACCGAGGACTGGGGACTGTCTCTGGGCTCTGCACTGTTGCGGTGATGTCTCCCTTGGGGTCCTAAATATCTCTTACCCTCTCCAGTCCCCAGTCGTGATGGGCATgtggtgattacctgttccacCCAGGGGCCTTTTTACTCTCACTTCAGGCTACCTGGTGGCTATCATCAAGGCAATGGAGTGACCTGTAGCTTGTGTGAGGAGAGCTGGCCCCTCAGGCAGAACATGCAGCCTCCTAGTTAGTgaggtgggaagcagagacccaTCTTTCCCTAATCCCTCAGCCTTAGCAACTTCAGTGCCCATGAAGGCACAAGCACACTAGATCCTACAGGCTTGCAAGACCTGTTAGCTGCTGGCCCAGCATGTTTTCTCTTCCCAGCGTTCACTGATCCTTATTGTAACCAGCAGTGCTGAGATAACTGACTGCCCTGCTGCTGGTTCCCGGGACAGCCTAACCCATGTTCTGGGGCATGAGCTGCATGACTGGCATCAGAGAGAGCTCCTCCAGCACAAGCTGGAATGTGTCTAGAGACAGACTGGTGCTGAAAAGCCTGCAGTAGTTGATTAGCACAGCAAGCCGCTTGGTCCTTTGGAGCATGTTACCACTGGAGCTCCTTCAGTCCCTTGGCATCCAGCTGTCTGTatctggtggggctgt
Coding sequences within:
- the KDM2A gene encoding lysine-specific demethylase 2A isoform X6, whose translation is MKPAPRLAPVRPTVSPIVSGARRRRVRCRKCKACMQGECGMCHYCRDMKKFGGPGRMKQSCVLRQCLAPRLPHSVTCALCGEVDQNEDSQDFEKKLMECCICNEIVHPGCLQMNGEGLLNDELPNCWECPKCYQGDDSEKGQKRKMEESDEDIVQAKVLRPLRSCEEPLTPPPHSPTSMLQLIHDPASPRGVVTRSSPGAGPSDHHSASRDERFKRRQLQRLQVTERTMVREKENNPSGKKELSEVEKAKLHGSYLTVTLQRPAKDLHGTSIVPKLQAITASSTNLRHSPRVVVRHCPARTPQRAGEEEAADEEEAADEEEEEESAEEGGTARLNGRGSRAQDGEESWMQREVWMSVFRYLSRRELCECMRVCKTWYKWCCDKRLWTKIDLSRCKSITPQALSGIIKRQPVSLDLSWTNISKKQLTWLVNRLPGLKDLILAGCSWSAVCALSTSSCPLLRTLDLRWAVGIKDPQIRDLLTPPTDKPSQDNRSKLRNMTDFRLAGLDITDATLRLIIRHMPLLSRLDLSHCSHLTDQSANLLTAVGSSTRNSLTEINMAGCNKLTDQSLLYLRRISNLTLIDLRGCKQITRKACEHFISDLSISSLYCLSDEKLIQKIS